The Euwallacea similis isolate ESF13 chromosome 21, ESF131.1, whole genome shotgun sequence genome contains the following window.
CTAGGAATAAGGCAATCAGACCTGTAACACGTAAGCTTACCAGTATTTCtatgtaatttatttgttaCATGATAGCTAAGTCAACTCGGCAATGCACGTAGAGTTATATCGCTGTTCATTCCTCGTGTATGAAAATGTTTCGCTATCAATCAGGGTTGAAGCCCTAAAATGACCTTTAATATGCCGCAATTGAACGCTATTCTcggttaaaactaactgaaaatagcattcaccctttactaaAGATTCGGACGATCACACTTGTTGACATTTCCGTGACAGGTTTGTCATTGTCTTCGGAACAGGTCAAACAGATCGTCACGTGACTTTACAAAAACCCGTCACACGAGGTCACGTTTTCTGCCAAGCAGGctttggaaaaaaacaataacgctCCAGCTGTCAGTACCAATGGCGTCTGGGAATTTTCTTATGTTTTGCTTGTGGAAACTATCAAATTTCgaatgaaaatgaagaaatacaTTTGGAAAAGTTTATATGGAGTTGAAGGTTGATTTCACAGAAACGTAATGACGGTTCGTGCGAGATTGTGCCCGGCTGCAAACAAGTAAAAATCgcagttttaaaattcgatttggtTTGACAATACCGGGAATGTCGTGGGGCGTACGTTCGGGCCTCCGAAGTCGCGCGATGACCGAGCAACAAATTTGCATAAAGCTGAAAGTgagtttaagtaaaaatttgcGTTTCGATGCAGAAAAGGTCAACGGCTGACGTGTGACCAGGCAGTGAAGTATTGTGTCTAGCGCtatcaaatgatttttaataaaacataaaaaataaataaaaaaaaatttaaaaaaataaattgaaaaattcatttataagaaaattttgagacgttttaagaattttaagacCATACTGCTTAATCAAAAGTTCCCAAGATACATTTTATAGGAAAGAGCCACTCAACAAATTAGAGCCATTTTTACGGAAACTGTGGAATATGGAggtatatttcaaaattttaaatccagCTTCAAGCATGATTTTTGAATCATCTTAAAGGTAGACTACTGCATAACATGTTgcaattaatgaattaaaattacctcCTTCCTTTTGTTTAtatctataataataattggttcTGTTTAAAGACTACCCTTTAGACGAACAAACTGGTACTAAACTGTAACCAGAGAATACTGTTTACGTTTATGTAAATGCTTAAGAGTCTATCCGAATAGTTTTATTTCGGTATTGGTGTATTCCTCCAAAAGCTTAATGTAAACCCCATCGTTAGACAAAATCAAGATATCACATTCACTAGATATCTTCCAAGTGTAGTTTGGTTCTTCCTTCTGGTAAGCTTCCAAAAACAGGGGAAGCGCTCGAGTTATGTCGTTTTGTTGTCCGAGGTAGTACTGCAGGATGCCAACTGCATTGTAAAGGTATGTGGAACTGGGGACGCTACTGCTTATTATTGTTACctagaaataaaagatattgGCTTTTTCTGGTAAGAAGTATAAAAAGGCCTTGTAGCTATTGGGATTTTTTAAGAGAATCGTGAAGTGACTTTGGTGCTCCAATTTCAAGGCTTACACAAAACAggcaaaaagaattttatagtGAGGACATGAACGAAAACTTTgcttatttcattttaatgaaacgATCTGCTTACCGAGAAGGGAATTGAAGATGGCGTTGTGGTATAACTAGACGTAGTGGGGTATAAAGTAGAACTAGCCGTAGAGTAGTATGGAGTAGAAGTACTAGGAAAATCCGtttcattaatattagaaACAACATTAGAATCACCACtataaaaagaagaaagtttAGATGTTGAAGATTCATCTTCtgcgaaaaaagtttcagTTGGATCGGTAGGTGGTTCAGTAGTAGTTGACAACCTATCGACCGCAAACAGATTTACTTCAACATTAGTAGTGATTTcgttcattttaatatatttggtTTCACTTGAAAGCATTAGTATGTCACACCCGCCGGCAAGTTCCCATATTTCAAAGTTATGAGTGTTCTGAaatttaaacagaaatttcGGCAAGGCGACTTCCACGTTGTCCGTTTCGTCGAGGGTCAATTGGAGCATACCAATCGCCTCATAAATGTAACCTTGATTATTGTAGGGTAAATTGCTGTCGACATATCGcacctaaaaaatttaaattaattaatgaccTATTGTATACTAAAAACTTAAGGTCGATTTTAAGTGTAAGCTCCGGACTTCGCAATCTTCAGATTAGGCGAAGATGGAGTTTAAACTACATTTAAAAACACCATTATTGGGTGTGTTGGATGATTGTGAAGTACGTTTTGTTTCCATgtgttaaaacaaattaaagataCAGACATTATGTACTTACTGAGAAATTTAGAAGAGACTTGGCAGCAACCTacaaaagaattgaaaaatatttcctaataaTTCTCTTTCCTTTTACTTACAAAACTGGCAATGCCggcaaaaaaaactaaactgaGGAGTTTGAAATCGAAATGCTGCAACATTTTTCTTGTCATATTTAGATGATGAAATTCAACTTAAAATCCAACTTGACCTCAATATAACTGTATGTAGATATCCGCTAGTCAGTGGCACTGTGGCCGTCTACTTACAAAGCACAAGTTTAAATTGAAAGATTGTTATCTCATGCGTCCCTTATGGGTACTTGAACTCGTATATAGagtgtttggaaaaattggtACAAAACTTAAGGAAGCGAATGTAAAGCCAAAAATAGTAAGAAAACTCCCTGTAAACATTGGTCCGACCTTTACTGAGATATGGCCatctaaaaaaatcccatcatttggatatttttttaaataactttttttctgattaataTAATGGAATCAAGATTGTAGGTAATAATCACACCATAAGGGTCTGTATCTATCATAACTATGAtcaaaatcgattataaataagggtagttttctAATTACcattaacagaaatttttcgtttttttatttctttgaattattaagcaaataatattatttttcaatgaattgcacttctttggaaaaaaaattatctgcttttttttaattccgcGTAGTTCAGTCagaaataatcattttttaaataatgtatgacTCAGaacagtaaatttttttaacattttcacatGGTAAACATCTTTTACGCTGACAGTTTCATTGTAGTGAttgtcaattttcattaaacttaTGATAACTAAAGACCCTTATGGTATAATTGTTACCTAGAGTTTTTAGTACATTATCTTAATCCGAttgaaagttattttgaaacatATTCAAATCATAAGGTCCCTTCAGAGAGCCATATCTTAGTAATGGTGCTCTGTTGGTCtgatgtttataggaactttttttcaattttttgctttactttcacccttttaatttttgtaccaacttttccaaacaccctgtataattttcaaaatccatcttaaaaaattagtcattgatttttgaataaattttccaCCTACTAATGAAATTTCCCATTATTTGCATTAATCATAGGActcaagaaaaatatgtaacCAATTGTATCTTTAAATACTGATAGCTTTGTGGTTTGATTATTATCCATAGGAATTGTAATTGATATTGCTGCTATTGAGTTCAAGGTGAACTTAATTCAAATATCACCCACTTGACCAGTAGATACGAGAGAAAATGAGTGTTTGCTCGgttgaattttgttattaatgataAGAACGTTTGAATCCCATTTTATCTTTCGATAGTTTTGTTACAATAAATGCAGGTTTCCCTACtctaatgaaatataataatgataaagtgcgcaaaaaaatcgttttgcCTCGTGTCCCCATCATGAACgtcaatttttggaaatcagTTGAAACGACACTTGAAGCAAAAGCTTCTGGCTTTTCTTCTCCTGTATATTGCACATGCTGACCGCTAAAACATGATTTGATATGttaatataacattttaaggGGAAATACATTTTAGCATAACAGACCCTATAAAGTCGCTTTCCATTTGGTTAAGCGTTATACTGTCTACGAATCGATCAATAGAAACAGAAGTTTGAAATATGCTTTTAGACGAAAATCAGTTGTTCCTTCGCCGCGAAtagattttgagatatttgaaaagtgGCATGATGGACGGATGACGATTTATCAAAACCAGTAAGAAGTCACAAAATTACGGCTTTATCACTAACAGGCCAGTCCAGATCGTTAACCACGGTGCAGTAGAGAGGTAGTTTGCACTAACACTGCGACATaatatcattgaaaatttatttaaaatatctgatATCTATACAAACATTTCGATAGTTCTTAGATGTACTTACATTCGTTTCAATAGTTATTCTATAGTTTACAACTTCATGTCGCAAATCTAAAATTCattgttattgaaataatCTACTACTTAACAATATTATTGCACAGTAGGCCAAATTTACATACATAAATGTAAATCCCTTCCTTCGTATCGTTATCTGTTCCATTTTCCATTAAtctctaattaaattaattaaataaattcaaatttgatatcATTTGATAACATGTTTGTTCATTTATTGTTAAACTACCATGATTATCCATATTCCATACTAGAACCAATTTAGAATGCtaacaattttaacacaatttACCGTTAGCAATGCTTTGCACAAACCAGTTTTTAGATTTGCAAGAGAGACAAGCTCTTGGTAAGATTGCCAAATTTGTCCATAAATCTAGGAATTTCCCATTTACAATCCTCACATTGGACTACAAAAAAACCAGAGCTTTCCgagcttttcttttaaatatacaCTGCTCCAAAGAATTAACGCACCACCTAAAATATTGCTAaactttagaattaattttctcCGAAACTATCGGTGcgattttaatattcttttacaGAAATGTAGCTTGTTTCTTTCCAAATCGATCCGATATTTAACATGccattgaaatttatattttagaaatatacagggtgtatgagtaaaatcatgtaattttatgtaatttcaaAACCACCTGTGGTGAGTATCAAGTGTGTCATTTATCGATAATACAGTAACAGTAAGTTAGCTTTTTGACAGTTCgttactaataaaaaataacaaatgaaTCGCGTTTTCTCCACAGCTTGCTATATTTGAAgtgtttttgattaaattagcACGTTAAAGctaaaagtcaaatatttcagttaaGAAAAGAGATGGAAACATGATTCAAGAAATGCGTTTTTCAGAAATGCCTACGCTACAAGTTAGATAACATTATCGATAAATGACACACTTGATGCTCACcacaaatagtttttaaataatataaatttacatgATTTCACTCATACACCCTATGTATATgcctaaaatataaattttaatggcatGTTAAATATCAGGTCGATTTGCAAACAAGCTacatttctgtaaaaaaatatattcaaatcgGACCGATAATTTCGgagaaaattaattctaaagttTAGCAATATTTTAGGTGGTGTGTTAATTCTTTGGAGCagtgtatatttaaaaaaaagactcGGAAAGCTCTGGTTTTTTTGTAGTCTAATGTGAGGATTGTATGTTAGTTATATTTCAGGGGGTGCGTTAATTCCTTGGAGCAGTGTATTCTCTGCATGATTAATAAATGTATctctccttaaaaataattggtaACTGCTTTTTTATCCAACTAATctaaattacttattttatttgttatttacatCTATAATACATTTCGCATTAACTTTACAAATACCTGCTATGATCGCCTTAGTCTTAATAATTCCCCCcgtaaaataaatcaacttAGTTTAAAATCCTTTCAAGATCATTTGCACCTTCTCCCCATAAACCTGAGCTAAAATGAACATCAAACTTCCCACGACAAAAACAATACTATCAAACAATTTGCCGCTTAACAATGctgcaaaagaattttttttctatagacAACTTCAAGTCTCACCTCTACTTTAACTATAAGGCGAAGAGATGTAAATGACCCATAATTGCTTAAAGGTCAAAAACATTTCGATAACAAAAAcatcaattattgttcatGGAGCCCACCATCATGAGCCTCTCAGTGGACCTTCTCAAAGCCGAAGGTCCGTTCATGAAAATTCCTGAAGGGGCGGTACGTAAACTGGTTATATTTTGGATTTGGCGCAGCCCCCCTGCATCCAATATGTCTTCAGTTATTGAGCGATTTCTGGATAGTCTTTGATGCCCAGTTTGGGCAGACGAAGGTCCTAGAGCTATGTGGTGGTGCATGGCTGGGGTAGGATCCCGCAGTCTTCGACTGTTGGGTAAAGACTGCAAGGAGTCCTCGTAGCTGCTGGAAAGGACAGGTGCCAGACATATCATTAAGAACGAGTATATAAGAGAgaagaaaatttgtaaaaacttACTTGCTACTCTCTCCTCCAGAACTCCTGCTGCTGCTACGCCCACATTGACAGGAATGCATTACAGCAGCATCGGCAATCCCAGAATCTTGGCCACTAGAATGAAGGCTAGTTATGGATTTTTCGATTCCAATGGATCCTCTGGATCGTTCTCTATACCCTCCGTATTTGGAACCTGAATATCGAGGGCATGATACATCATGCCTTGAAGATGTGTAGTCCATTCGCATATCTGTAGAAGCCACATCTGAGGGCATTGGATAACGCAATGGGTCTCCGTAGATGGAGGGGTAGAGGCCAACTTTGGACGGACTAAGTCCATAGCGAAGAGAAGAAGTATATCTCCTTAATCTATggagattttaattttgttgtttaattagtgtaaacattaatttacctattcttttttcttttgatacAAACAACACATATGGCGGTAATCAGTGCTCCAATGAATATGATGCAGCCCAGAATGATGGCTCCAATTTCAATGGAAGACAGTATCAGTTTAGGGGTACGCGTATGATTCCTCTCTGTGGTACCACCTGACAATGAGAGAACTTTGGGACCATCCAAACGTTTCTCTATTTGAATTTGCTTTCTTAATAAAACCCTGAAAAATGTGAATAAGTCACTCAAAACGCTAAAAAGTTAAtgagggtgcaaacttttccAGCTGGGTTGTGTCCAGTACGGTATTCAAGGATGGATCCACAGCGTAAAGGTACATGTCCGTACTGAAATTTGgagttttaattttggaaaaatagttATTGGTGGGAAAATTCTTACGCGCTATTGTCTACCAAGTTCCGGTCACTGTGAGGCTCCACTTTGCGGATACGAACGTCCAGTCCTGTGGCGTTGTAGAAAGCCCTAACAcggcaaattaattaattaaattaattccaaTTGATAGAAAGAAATTCGCGCTTCTCAATAAGCatacaaaatataaagaaggtaattttctttggtttaCAACCTCTTTATATTCCTCTTAAAATAGTCAAATTCGAATACAATCGCACTCACGTCGTAATATTGCCAATGCTGTTTTCCACTTCGGTTGGCTTCATTCCCATTACCATAACGACCTGCTTCTGCTCGTCTAGCACATATACCTGTTGAAAAGAATAGAATAGCAAGTAGGTTAGTGTCACgtgaaattattttcactgTTTTTACCAGAACATTAGCTATAGTGCTATGGCCATCATCAGCGCCTCCTTTGTCTGTAGCTTTAACGTCGAAACCGAAAACTTTTCCTACATCCTTGCTGAAATTAGCAAGGGCTCGAATCTGGCCTGTAATGGGGTCAATGGCAAATCtcctatttgtgtcttcacTTCTACTGAGGATTTGGAATCGGATTTCACCGTTTATGCCCAAATCAGGGTCTGTTGCCTACAAAACAAATAACGCCACTGTAATTCTTGCGAGTGACAGCTCATCATGATTGTAACACATTGTTGGTTAATATGGCAATTATCTTCGTCTGTAATAAACGTTTGGCCTGATTTCGGCTATAGAGCCGATTTGTTAGAAACCAGTAGCCCTTACTAATCTCATCGGTTACCATCAATAGCAAACCCTTCTCATTATAATTGGTCGTAAAATCGGGTCAGCGATCTTTAGTTCTTATTTACCTTTAATGAAATAGTTTATTAAGGATCGTTTTCATTTCGATTTCCTATCTAGGTCGGGGGTAATTCGAAATGGGCATTTGTTAGGCAGTAAAGAAGGAAGAGGAGGCAGTGATTGGGATTAATTGGATGACGATGGAGGGGAATGGTGTATTTTATCGTACGGaactttagaaaatataagGTTTATATTAACATGAGTTTTTCCTCGTTTTTACCGTCGAATTTGTCCAGGAATTTGCCATCGGACAACACATAAACTATAACAGGCATTATCATAAAGCCAAATTTCTGTGTTATGCATTATACGCTGCATAAACCCGGCAATAAATGCGCtccaaaattaaacttttgcTTGAATTCGGGACCGAAAAAGCAACTGccaatatatatatttttttaatgaaaacttcCTGAATCTACGGATCCAGCCAAAATAACCCCAAACTTACTTGTAATCTCATAACTTCGTACCCGTAGCCTGCTGTAGCAGGAATGGCAGCCACAATAGGTCTTCCGGTGGACATAAACTTGGGAGCGTTATCGTTTGCGTCCGTTACCCTAACAATTACCTTTACCTCGTTCAGACCtggaaattcgaattttattgCCGACGTTGTGCTTTTACAATAACCAGCTTTTTATTTGAAAGCTTTAAACCAGAGAAAAAACTGAATGAAAGGAGAGTATATTAAAGCTATCGATACGAACCTAAATTACCTAGCCGTTCATTGGTTACTGGATACACCATAACCGTCATGTCCCTTCCCATTTTATACTGATCCAGACGCACCACCAACTCATAAAGAGCCTTTTTCTCCCTATCCGGAGTCTCGATGATGTAGAGAGTTCCATTCTGTGAATCAATCTGGAAGGTGTCTTTGATGTCGCTGTTCTTTTCGGCCACTAAGCTGTAGCGCAGCTTCTGAGACTTGTACGGCTCAGTAACGTTTAGGGTTAATATTTTCAGTGGGACTGGGACGTTTTCTTCTACCTCGATTTCATAGTATCGATGGGCAAATACTGGGCTTTCTGCTGACATAATGTCCTCAGGAACGTCAATAACGCTTACTAAAATGGGAAGCTGAAGAATGTTTCTTGAAGGGTGAAGGAAGATGCTTACTGATTAAAAGGGCAGTGGCGCTAAGGCTTGGAGACCCAAGGTCAGAGGCCACGATGGTAATATTGTGCGACTTTGCAGTCTCATAGTCTAATTTTCCTATGGTGGTGATTATGCCTTCCTTGGAGTCGATTGCAAAGAGGTTGGGGTTGCCCTTACGGAAGGGAATGTCGAATAGAATTAGACCATTGCCGTTTCCGGTGAAATCGGAGTCGTTGGCGAAGACTCTGGTTATTGGGGCACCTAATGAAAACAATAGTAAGAAATTATTGTTACTGTTAAACATAGATGGTAACAATAAGATTATAATTCTGTAAGAGTTTCACATGAGAATTTACAGCATGGAGATCTGGAAAATGGTAAGAGATTTTCATTCtctctattttgaaaatgttttaagaatttacattaatgtttttataacgagttttataatttattccaattttttacaaaaacctACAACAGGGACACTTCCTTTCATACCTATTGGGCTATTCTCCGATGCAGTAGCATAGTATACTGGAACCTTATTTTGAGAATAATGGTTCGAATAAGCAGTCACTCCGTTGTTAATCACCATATCATCATATCCATAAAACACTGGAGGATTGTCGTTGATGTCCAGAACATTAACCTCCACATTAACAGAACTACTCAAAGACTTTCCTTCCATTGGATTATCTCGCGCTACCACCACGAAGGAGTACTTATCCTTCGTTTCCCTGTCCAGCAGACCACTAACACTCAACTGTCCTGTATAGgttgaaatagaaaatggaATAATTGAGTTGTTTTGGGTTTTTATCGCATAAGAGATATTGGCATTTGGCCCGTAATCTGCATCCATAGCTTCGATTTTTCCTAAAACCATCAATTAACAcataatttaactaaaaaataaaaaaatcacctaAAACTTTTCGAGTATAAGCAGCCTCTTCAGTATCAAAGTTATACCAAGATTTTTTGAATACAGGAGTATGGTCATTGACGTCCTTAACAAGAATCCTTACTAAAATATAGTCCTTTAACTGTCCTTTATCTATTGCAGAGATATTTAGCCTGAGTTCGGATTCAGGCGGCAGACTTCTTGCCACTGAAACCTCCCCTGTGGTGGGGTGGATCATGAAGTACTGAATCAGATGATATGGTTCTGAGGATTTTTCGTTGGGAATGTACGTTTCGGACACCATTTCGTACTTCACTGCAGCATTTTCTGCTGTATCTTTATCTTGGGCTGTGAGTTTCAACACAGAGTTGcctgataaaaattaaaatacgttTTCTACATTATGCGAGGGTTGAAATgagtatttttctttaacttgTCATAACTTTGGGAAGTTTTGCACTAATGCGACTTAAAATGAAGGAGACAAGTTCATTCTTTGCCTTCTTGCAAGCTTCCCAGAAGTTATTGATAGTCTCCATTGCCTAACACCCTGATCACTTACCAACACCAATGTCCTCTGGAATCGTGACAACTGGACTCATTTTTTGCTTGGGCTTCTTTGCTTTTAGATACGTTTGAGTTAGCATGAACTTGGTGAGATTGCTGTTCTTCACCCTCTCAAAGTGCATCACTCTATTGCCATCCCTGTCGTACTCCAAAACTTTGATCCCCTTCTCGGtataaatttcgattttgttgaaaacgGGAGCATTGTCGTTCTCATCTTCTATCTGTATAGCCAACTTAGCTTCACTGTATAAACCACCCTTGTCTTTAGCAACCAATCTCAGGTTGTAAATGCTGGTTGTCTCCCTATCCAAGGGCGAGCTTGCGCTGGTAAACTGGATTCTTCCAGTGTTCTTATCCAGCCTGAAATTTTCACTGCCAATTCCAAAGATTGTGACCGTGAATTGACCGTTAGGGCCTGTGTCTTTGTCTGTGACGTGAACTGGGAAGTTCAAATCCACCTCAGCTCCAGACTTTgcattttctttgattttgcCCTCATAACTGGATCTCTCAAAAACAGGTTTATTATCGTTTTCGTCATCCACAAAAATTGTTACTTGATATATTCCGGACCCTAGCacattttctgcaaatttattattggaTAGTATAGGAAGTTTGGCTCTGTTTTGCTTGGAAGTACCTTTGTTATACTCAGCTATCACAGTCAACCTATAAACATCTCTAGTCTCTCTATCGAGAGAACGTTGAGTATGAAGAGTACCATCGCTAGTGATAGCGATCATGTCAGTAACATCTTTTTGGTTAGCAATTGAAAATCTCAGGCTGCTAGTCATGTTGTTCTTGAAACCAAGTTTACCAATTAGGACATTGGGCTGGTTTTCCTTTACGTGAAACTCCAAAGGCTTATTTCCAGTCCtggaaaaaaatgcattttattgGTATTTCTCTAGAGAAACTACGTATTTTACTGCAAAATCGTCACCGTGTGTATCATAAAAGGGGAGATTCCAGGTCACGTCAATACAAAAGGGCACACTGGCTAATGTGGGAAAACCCATCTACTTATCAAGGTCTAGAATAAAGGGTCCTTAATTTCACTTTCCCGAGACCTTCATTTCGTGTCCCTTGTGTGGAGACAGTAAATTTGGAAACCCGAAACTGGATATAGAACTTTAAGTCATCTTAagataattgcaaatttcagaTTTATCATGGAGGTTGTAAAAATCAGAGTCTGTCCAATTCAGTATTTTTCCCtgcaaaattattcttttttctttccGTTTTCCCTTCCTTTTATCAATATGAATTAGGATTCGATATGCACAGATTTCCATTAAGTAGTTCAAAAGGGTCCATGTTTAAATCGGATATTTGGGTCATCCGCAACATCAAGAACGACCTGGCCACCAAGTAACGAGGGACTTACCTCATTAATACTGTTTTCTCGTCTTTAGGATCGACCACATGCAGTGTCACATTAGTAATCAACGTTAAATCCCCATTGTTAGTCGCCACCCCTTCAAAGTCATAATTTAACCtgttgaatttctttaacTCATTCACCACTGTAATTACACCCGATTTCTCTTCCACTGCAAATGGCACTGAAATGGATCTCTGGTTAGCAtctaataaaagaattgattttACAGGTGAGTTACCCCCTTCGTGGTAGCTatgcaataaatcaaaagaaatGGCTTCCCGGTCCGGTACTTCAGTGATGCGTAGCTGACCAACGCTGGTACCCATTCCAACATTAGCTCCGACCCAGAACTCGTAAGGGGCTCCAATGAACTCTGGATAATCTTTATCTCCTAAATAAGATTGGTCTTTATAGTGGGAAATTGGAAGAGAACTATTTTTGTAAAGAGGAAAAAACCGtcctttcaaaaataaaacgcgTTGTCGGGCTATACAATATAAAAGAATTACCTTTTTATATTGGACAGCTCTTTAGCCTGTTTATTTCTTATACGacgttattaaattttagattaaattCTCAAAGGGATTTTACTCACACAACACTGGTTAATTTTTAACCAGAGAAGTAGCTCGTGGCTCAATTGATCTCAAATCTTTTTAACTTTAGGCAAATCGAACTAACTGGAGGATCGATGTTAACCCGACCTGAAGAACTGTGTATTATTTAATCATGAGTtgcgaattatttatatagaGAAGACAACTGTAAGATCGTGACCAAAATCCCTCATACAGACTGTCCCATTTATGAGCGCAATAGCAGATGATGCGCCAATATCGAGATCAAGCTCTGGGTCTCAGATCATGGCTCTAACCCTGAAAGTATGTCCCTGTTTAATCATTAGACAGTTCATCCATTGAATCAGATCTAATGGACAATATGGATCTGTTATTAGGTAccaaatgataaataattaaacacgCTCTAATGTTAATTGAATATCTGTTCATGATTATCTTCCTAAGGCCCTAACGAACTCTGCTGGCGACACCTGGGACAAGACTTCTAAAGTTCAAGTTTGCACGTGGTAAAATCAATTCAAATCCCGTAGATTCCTTCAGGAATGCAACAAATCGTAATCAGGCCAGTTGCAAATCTTCAATGAGTGTGCCTATCCGCAACAGATGGCAGAAGGGCATGCCAGAAGATGCTGCTCCATTAAACACCATTAAGCTGATGTACGTGAATTGGTAAATTCAAAAGCTTACCTTTATGGTTTTTAACATCAATGGAAATCACAGCCAGTGAGGTCCTCCTTTCACTGGGATTCACTGGCTGGTCTGCAGCTTCAACAAACAACAAATGTTTGCCAGGAGTAATTGCTCTTTGAGTGACCACAATTTTCCCCGTTTTGCTGTCCACATCGAAAGATTGGCTATTATTGGAGGCATTTTGCAGAGAGTATGTAACTAAGCCATTTTTGCCCAAGTCTGGATCAATGGCGTGGATTTGACCCACTGAAACAGCAATAAAGCATtataacttattaaattgcTTTGCTGGAC
Protein-coding sequences here:
- the LOC136415871 gene encoding uncharacterized protein, encoding MTRKMLQHFDFKLLSLVFFAGIASFVAAKSLLNFSVRYVDSNLPYNNQGYIYEAIGMLQLTLDETDNVEVALPKFLFKFQNTHNFEIWELAGGCDILMLSSETKYIKMNEITTNVEVNLFAVDRLSTTTEPPTDPTETFFAEDESSTSKLSSFYSGDSNVVSNINETDFPSTSTPYYSTASSTLYPTTSSYTTTPSSIPFSVTIISSSVPSSTYLYNAVGILQYYLGQQNDITRALPLFLEAYQKEEPNYTWKISSECDILILSNDGVYIKLLEEYTNTEIKLFG